A genome region from Purpureocillium takamizusanense chromosome 8, complete sequence includes the following:
- a CDS encoding uncharacterized protein (COG:S~EggNog:ENOG503NV2R), which produces MLDVRPSPSIMDQSQNHQLPRPTPLPSSQEDPSSSPSQQHSQQQQQQQQQQQADATPQDVLAEARKNLQVLIDSGLSKDLLHKWVDDSQSLQLSFPAANPSFVSSSQPQPQPQSLLAPQHPPPPPPPQCPPPPPPTHVPSVSTAPTPMVAVTMPLPSSSTTQAPASTPSKPEPLAEDVPGPWPSSSTLTSNAPRDRSLPNTVTDVDASLFMPPSAPFTHAHRPRISISSVSSGSSGHASIWSTNSAQSSFSWHSGTTGGRSMAPLPMPPPSASVPILNGTHVAATATSPNRQNIYWCTSCETSFKRKYDWKRHEDEFHERWRKYPCPEPGCNRSFWGSNSFNQHHKQCHGCKTCPHAEKVVKFLRKRKYWACGFCSALHPARERHVEHVARHFESGLTKGDWMHSRVVYGLLHQPLIHEAWDALVNSKLAEYQGRRPQFSWHPSRTGRAQGFLEKENNGQLQDLLEFFSGDEGEARWIVKSAFELADIVAVPPTPSPQFSASMPPPQHFPQHQDHPHMSFQPLPSQSHQSMLPSTSPNNQSPYTSPFRSTMFVPSQQFPTPSRPSPDSSSHSPLASSQSPLGTSHSPLEQRELPQLPASAPTTGDSMMDFEYSPAPVVFDDWESLAGAVASSNDATPQPQGNTQADWGMMQYFGDPRVTS; this is translated from the coding sequence ATGCTCGATGTgaggccctcgccatccATCATGGACCAGAGCCAGAATCACCAACTCCCTCGGCCAACGCCGCTGCCTTCGTCGCAGGAGGatccgtcttcgtcgccgtcgcagcagcacagccagcagcagcagcagcagcagcagcagcagcaggctgaTGCCACGCCCCaagacgtcctcgccgaggcgcgcaAGAATCTGCAGGTCCTGATCGATTCCGGCCTGTCCAAGGACCTCCTCCACAAATGGGTCGACGACAGCCAGTCGCTACAGCTCTCCTTTCCGGCCGCGAACCCGTCCTTCGTTTCGTCCTCACAACCGCAACCGCAACCACAATCGTTACTTGCTCCccagcacccgccgccgccgccaccgcctcagtgcccgccgccgccgccgcccacgcacgTCCCGTCGGTCTCGACGGCTCCCACGCCCATGGTCGCCGTGACCATGCctttgccgtcctcgtcgaccacgcaggcgccggcatcgactCCTTCCAAGCCGGAACCGCTCGCCGAAGATGTGCCCGGCCCGTggccatcgtcctcgacgctGACGTCCAACGCGCCGCGCGATCGCTCCCTGCCGAATACCGTGACCGACGTCGATGCGTCCCTCTtcatgccgccctcggcgcccttcACCCACGCCCACCGACCTCGCATATCCATCTCGTCCGTGAGctccggctcgtcgggccACGCCTCCATATGGTCTACCAACTCGGCGCAGTCTTCCTTTTCCTGGCACTCGGGCACGACTGGTGGCAGGTCaatggcgccgctgccgatgcccccgcccagcgccagcgtTCCCATCCTCAACGGCACGCACGTTgcagccaccgccaccagTCCCAACCGACAGAACATCTACTGGTGTACCTCATGCGAAACTAGCTTCAAACGAAAGTACGACTGGAAGCGCCACGAGGACGAGTTCCACGAACGCTGGAGAAAGTACCCATGCCCCGAGCCGGGCTGCAACCGCAGCTTCTGGGGCTCCAACTCGTTCAACCAGCACCACAAGCAGTGTCACGGTTGCAAGACGTGCCCCCATGCCGAAAAGGTGGTCAAGTTCCTGCGCAAGCGCAAGTACTGGGCCTGCGGCTTTTGCTCCGCCCTGCACCCCGCTCGCGAGCGccacgtcgagcacgtcgcccgccactTTGAGTCGGGACTCACCAAGGGCGACTGGATGCACTCAAGGGTCGTCTACGGCCTGTTGCACCAGCCGCTGATCCACGAGGCCTGGGACGCTCTGGTCAACAGCAAGCTGGCCGAGTATCAGGGCCGTCGGCCACAGTTCAGCTGGCACCCGAGCAGGaccggccgcgcccagggCTTcctggagaaggagaacAACGGGCAGCTCCAGGACCTGCTCGAGTTCttctcgggcgacgagggcgaggctcGGTGGATCGTCAAGTCGGCCTTTGAGCTGGCAGACATCGTGGCTGtcccgcccacgccgtcgccgcagtTCTCGGcgagcatgccgccgccgcagcattTCCCCCAGCACCAGGACCACCCTCACATGTCCTTCCAGCCTCTTCCCTCGCAGTCGCACCAGTCGATGCTCCCGTCTACGAGCCCCAACAACCAGAGCCCGTACACATCTCCCTTCCGGAGCACAATGTTTGTGCCGTCCCAACAGTTTCCTACGCCGTCACGGCCGTCTCCCGACTCGAGTTCGCATTCGCCCCTGGCCTCGTCTCAGTCCCCGCTTGGCACGTCACATTCGCCTCTGGAGCAGCGCGAGCTCCCGCAGCTGCCCGCCTCAGCCCCAACCACCGGTGATTCGATGATGGACTTTGAGTATTCTCCGGCCCCCGTCGTTTTCGATGACTGGGAGAGCCTCGCCGGTGCCGTGGCGAGTAGCAACGACGCGACGCCACAGCCTCAAGGGAACACGCAGGCAGACTGGGGCATGATGCAATATTTTGGAGACCCTCGCGTTACATCTTGA
- a CDS encoding Phytanoyl-CoA dioxygenase (COG:S~EggNog:ENOG503P0M4), which produces MPHAAPAPAADPQQQQPTIAGVHLRVNDGPLSPSSVSPLRASRPSEPLSALRQRYASDGYLFLKGLLPRDDVLAARAAYFTSLAPTGVLKPGTRPVDGIFDAEGARAADFPGIGAGSVKNARPGGSSSERSVAFTDAALRAHTEPWYAGGGGGDAQEGGFARHPALYDFVARFSGWGDDTLAVRRSLLRNNTPGNRAIGVHYDQSFMRHGEPTSVTAWVPMGDVRLEGGGLIYLEGGEALGAQIEDDFAAKARAAGMSDEETRNAFNANMMSSGFLCDGPAEFGREHGRRWLVAAYEAGDVVLHSPHMIHASTINDDPDNRIRLGTDLRFVNSARPWDTRWSNHYTFDDGL; this is translated from the exons ATGCCTCacgcagcaccagcaccagcagctgatccgcagcaacaacagcccaccatcgccggcgtccaCCTCCGCGTCAACGACGGACCCCTCTCTCCATCCTCGGTCTCGCCCCTCCGCGCCTCCCGGCCCTCGGAGCCGCTCTCCGCGCTCCGCCAGCGCTACGCCTCGGACGGCTACCTCTTCCTCAAGGGCCTGCTAccgcgcgacgacgtgctcgccgcccgcgccgcctacTTCACCAGCCTCGCGCCGACGGGGGTGCTCAAGCCCGGCACGCGGCCCGTCGACGGGATATTCGACGCTgagggcgcccgcgcggccgACTTCCCCGGCATCGGCGCGGGGAGCGTCAAGAAtgcccgccccggcggctcgtcgtcggagcggTCCGTCGCCTTTACCGACGCGGCGCTCCGGGCGCACACGGAGCCGTGGtacgccggcggcggcggcggtgacgcgcAAGAGGGGGGGTTCGCGCGGCACCCGGCGCTGTACGACTTCGTCGCGCGCTTCTCGGGCTGGGGCGACGACACGCTCGCGGTGCggcgctcgctgctgcgcaaCAACACGCCCGGCAACAGGGCCATCGGCGTGCACTACGACCAGTCGTTTATGAGGCACGGCGAGCCGACGTCCGTCACCGCCTGGGTGCCCATGGGCGACGTCCGGCTCGAGGGTGGAGGGCTCATCTACCTCGAGGGAG GCGAGGCTCTCGGGGCGCAAATCGAAGACGACTTCGCCGCCAAGGCGCGTGCGGCGGGCATgtcggacgaggagacgcGCAACGCCTTCAACGCCAACATGATGAGCTCGGGGTTCCTGTGCGACGGGCCGGCCGAGTTCGGGCGGGAGCACGGGAGGCGGTGGCTGGTGGCCGCgtacgaggcgggcgacgtggtgCTGCACTCGCCGCACATG ATTCATGCGTCGACCATCAACGACGACCCGGACAACCGCATCAGACTCGGGACGGACTTGCGGTTCGTCAActcggcgcggccatggGACACG CGGTGGTCGAACCACTACACATTCGACGATGGCCTGTGA